The DNA segment GGCATGAAAATACCAGACAGGTAATCATTAGGCTGTAAAAGAATATTTTTCGACACATAGTTGTTCTGTTGTTATAAAATTACTGAAATATTCGACAATGGTATTTTCCCAATCTGCCATTTCGCATTCGAGTTTAGGCCGAGCATCCCGGGATGCGAACAGGAGAAGAAAAAACATTAACCATATGAATTTATAAAATATTTCGCGGAATAAAAAAATGTTATCAGGCACAGAAATATGGCAAAAATCGCTGTTATGCAAAGTTCTCTTACTGAATGCAAGCTAAATTTTATTATATTGTGACAAAAGAGTCAAGGAGTAACTTATTTATTTAATGGCACTTTATTTATATTGGGTTCCTATTTGCTTTTTTAAAAACGGTGTAAAAATATGGCGGATTTTATGTAAAGATTCCTCAACACCGGGTGCGATGTACTTGGCAAACATATCAAGATGCACCAGGGCATTTATGGTTGAATCTTTCTTGCCTGCGGTGCGTAATCTTTTAACAATGGAGGCGTTGAGCTTTTCAATATTGTTGTATATTCTGGTAAGTCCATCCAACTCAAGCTCAATCCGATGTCCTTGGAGAATCAGGAAATATTGGGCCAGCAAGTAGGTGGAGGTGGCCCGCCATATTGTCTCCTCCTCGTTTGCAAAGGGAAGGTGAAAACGGGCCATTGGTTTTAAAAAATCGGTATGTGGACATTCGCTTACCGCGATCACCAGACCCATCAGTGAACTTATCCCTTCCTGGGCAGTTGTATGGTGTGATACCGTCCTCTCCTTGGTAGAAACTTCGACATGAATTTTATCGTAGGAAATAAGGAGACCAAGGCGTTCGACAATGTTAACCAGGTTTACAGATAACGGGCAGTTTGGATAAAGATCAGCGGTAAGCGGACAGTGAGGGCACTGGTGGAAATCGAGTCGGGTCCAGGAGGGGAGATCGTCAAGCATGTTTCCCTGTAATTTTAACGACTCAGCATCGAGTTGAAGATTAAAAATTTCTTTTGTTTTGTCCGGCAAGGTGAAAATATAGCGGATGTTTATTATTTCCATAACATAGGTTACCAGCAAATACCCGGGTACATAAGTTGAAGGTTGCGACGGTCAGGAAAAGCGCATTTTGAAGCCATGTTGGTTACAAAAATCAGACATTTCCGCCAGAATGCGGCAATTGTGTGATGCTTGTCCTTTCAACTTTCAGCCCAACCAGCTTCAGCCTGCCTGCATGAGTCGTTACCAGTCAATACGATCCGATTCAGGTGTTTTTTTTCTCAGCGAACTTAAATCCAAACCTTCAAAGTCAACAGTAATAACGCTATTGCACATATTTTTCACCTTTTCAAGTACAACCAAATGATCCGGGTGAACCTGATACCGACCGAGTGCTTCAGTATTGGCAAATAGCGCAACCAGGCCAAAATCATAGGACCTGTCGGAACGTACCACATCCCGGCCGAATTCATATGAATGAATTTCAGTAATACTGTTGGGCAGATTGTCCATAAGTTTTTCAAGATTCTCGATGTCGGCTTCTTTGACTTCCGGTTTAAACTTCAACAAAACAACGTGATTGATCATTATGGATCTCCTTTTTCGAGTTTCGGGTTACACAGGATACAGGGTATAATCAGGGGTGGTTTTCAACTATCAACACGTGACTCGGACCTCGCACGCCTTAACCCGTAATAGACTATATTTTCC comes from the Thermodesulfobacteriota bacterium genome and includes:
- a CDS encoding Dabb family protein, producing the protein MINHVVLLKFKPEVKEADIENLEKLMDNLPNSITEIHSYEFGRDVVRSDRSYDFGLVALFANTEALGRYQVHPDHLVVLEKVKNMCNSVITVDFEGLDLSSLRKKTPESDRIDW